In the genome of Xanthomonas translucens pv. cerealis, one region contains:
- a CDS encoding DEAD/DEAH box helicase → MPFATLGLAPELLPAFSRALDAAGYTAPTPIQAQAVAPILRGDDLLACAATGSGKTAAFALPLLQQAALLPPGRRVHGLVLVPTRELATQVGDTLQALGRYLPRRIKVAAVAGGASINPQMLKLRGGADIVVATPGRLLDLAAHNALDLGAVRTLVLDEADRLLALGFEAELGRILALLPRRRQTLLFSATFPAEVEGLAQRLLRGPRRIGEDAAAAVPATIRQRAIEVDSAQRTALLRHLLHSEGWPQALVFVASQRGADNLAEKLHKAGMPAQPFHGELSQGRRNQALAGFRSGQLQVLVATDVAARGLDIAQLPVVVNYDLPRATADYTHRIGRTGRAGADGLAVSFVDAASAAHLRLIEKRQQLRVPRERIAGFEPAQAAVAAVAAAEAAPQTGGIKGKRPSKKDKLRAATAPGAGGSPAKD, encoded by the coding sequence ATGCCATTCGCCACGCTGGGCCTAGCGCCCGAGCTGCTGCCCGCGTTTTCCCGCGCGCTCGACGCCGCCGGCTACACCGCACCCACGCCGATCCAGGCGCAGGCGGTCGCGCCGATCCTGCGCGGCGACGACCTGCTGGCCTGTGCCGCGACCGGCTCGGGCAAGACTGCCGCGTTCGCGCTGCCGCTACTGCAGCAGGCGGCGCTGCTGCCGCCCGGCCGCCGCGTGCACGGCCTGGTGCTGGTGCCGACCCGCGAATTGGCCACGCAGGTCGGCGACACCTTGCAGGCGCTGGGGCGCTACCTGCCGCGCCGCATCAAGGTCGCCGCAGTTGCCGGCGGCGCCTCGATCAATCCACAGATGCTGAAGTTGCGCGGCGGTGCCGACATCGTCGTGGCCACGCCGGGCCGCCTGCTCGACCTGGCCGCGCACAACGCGCTCGACCTGGGCGCGGTGCGCACGCTGGTGCTGGACGAGGCCGACCGCCTGCTGGCGCTGGGCTTCGAAGCCGAACTGGGCCGGATCCTGGCACTGCTGCCGCGGCGCCGGCAGACCCTGCTGTTCTCGGCCACCTTCCCGGCCGAGGTGGAAGGGCTGGCGCAACGCCTGCTGCGCGGGCCGCGGCGCATCGGCGAGGACGCCGCCGCCGCGGTCCCGGCGACGATCCGCCAGCGCGCGATCGAAGTGGACAGCGCGCAGCGCACCGCGCTGCTGCGGCACCTGCTGCACAGCGAGGGCTGGCCGCAGGCGCTGGTGTTCGTGGCCAGCCAGCGCGGCGCCGACAACCTGGCCGAGAAACTGCACAAGGCCGGCATGCCGGCGCAACCGTTCCACGGCGAACTGAGCCAGGGCCGCCGCAACCAGGCGCTGGCCGGCTTCAGGAGCGGCCAGCTGCAGGTGCTGGTCGCCACCGACGTGGCCGCGCGCGGGCTGGACATCGCGCAGCTGCCGGTGGTGGTCAACTACGACCTGCCGCGCGCCACCGCCGACTACACCCACCGCATCGGCCGTACCGGGCGCGCCGGCGCCGACGGCCTGGCAGTGAGCTTCGTCGATGCGGCCAGCGCGGCGCACCTGCGCCTGATCGAAAAGCGCCAGCAGTTGCGCGTGCCACGCGAGCGCATTGCCGGTTTCGAGCCGGCGCAGGCGGCCGTGGCCGCCGTGGCCGCTGCCGAAGCGGCGCCGCAGACGGGAGGCATCAAGGGCAAGCGCCCGAGCAAGAAGGACAAGCTGCGCGCGGCGACTGCGCCGGGCGCTGGCGGGTCGCCTGCGAAGGATTGA
- a CDS encoding DUF6172 family protein has protein sequence MKKTYQLRIEGKHPDRLLDASKHDIRKYIRRERRKTLPAGADYWDFDTLFGAEEASAAVVPPAELLRSIDALVATGGTQFYVEIRSRPGKRTPRPQGDSAAVADPFDD, from the coding sequence GTGAAGAAGACCTACCAGCTCCGCATCGAAGGCAAGCACCCCGACCGCCTGCTCGACGCCAGCAAGCACGACATCCGCAAGTACATCCGCCGCGAACGCCGCAAGACCTTGCCGGCGGGTGCCGACTACTGGGATTTCGACACGCTGTTCGGTGCCGAAGAGGCCAGCGCCGCGGTGGTGCCGCCGGCCGAGCTGCTGCGTTCGATCGACGCGCTGGTCGCTACCGGCGGCACCCAGTTCTATGTGGAAATCCGCAGCAGGCCGGGCAAGCGCACGCCGCGGCCGCAGGGTGACAGCGCCGCCGTGGCCGATCCGTTCGACGATTGA
- a CDS encoding carbohydrate kinase family protein → MFVVCGEALYDIFIDGYAGTAVGMTARQGGSPFNVAIGLARLGTPAALFTGLSTDPLGRQLRNTLEREGVALQHCIDKAEATTLVMVALDAQGVPNYSFYGTGCADRVLTVADLPALGAAVGGLHFGSYTLVAETTASTFQALAERERAQRLISLDPNVRPTVEPDMAMWRTRLARWIALAHVVKVSQEDIELLYPQQDPFAIARSWLQQGPSLVVMTLGSDGAVAWRGDAEARVAGRAVQVADTVGAGDSFQAALLHQLPDLAALAALAPSAPALQQLLNFCVAAAAINCTRAGANPPSLDEIRAAL, encoded by the coding sequence ATGTTCGTGGTGTGTGGAGAGGCCCTGTACGACATCTTCATCGACGGCTATGCCGGCACCGCGGTCGGCATGACCGCGCGCCAGGGCGGTTCGCCGTTCAACGTGGCGATCGGCCTGGCCCGCCTGGGCACGCCGGCGGCACTGTTCACCGGGCTGTCCACCGATCCGCTCGGCCGCCAGCTGCGCAACACCCTGGAACGCGAAGGCGTGGCCCTGCAGCACTGCATCGACAAGGCCGAGGCGACCACCCTGGTGATGGTCGCGCTGGACGCGCAGGGCGTACCCAACTATTCGTTCTATGGCACCGGCTGCGCCGACCGCGTGCTGACCGTGGCCGACCTGCCGGCGCTCGGCGCGGCGGTCGGCGGCCTGCACTTCGGCTCCTACACCCTGGTCGCCGAGACCACCGCCAGCACCTTCCAGGCCCTGGCCGAGCGCGAGCGCGCGCAGCGGCTGATCTCGCTGGATCCGAACGTGCGGCCGACGGTGGAACCGGACATGGCGATGTGGCGCACGCGGCTGGCGCGCTGGATCGCGCTGGCGCACGTGGTCAAGGTCAGCCAGGAGGACATCGAATTGCTGTACCCACAGCAGGATCCGTTCGCGATCGCGCGCAGCTGGCTGCAGCAGGGCCCATCGCTGGTGGTGATGACCCTGGGCAGCGACGGCGCGGTAGCCTGGCGCGGTGATGCCGAGGCGCGCGTGGCCGGGCGCGCGGTGCAGGTGGCCGATACCGTTGGTGCCGGCGACAGCTTCCAGGCCGCGCTGCTGCACCAGTTGCCCGACCTGGCCGCGCTCGCTGCGCTCGCCCCGTCGGCGCCGGCGCTGCAGCAGTTGCTGAACTTCTGCGTGGCCGCCGCGGCGATCAACTGCACCCGCGCCGGCGCCAACCCGCCCAGCCTGGACGAGATCCGCGCTGCACTTTAA
- a CDS encoding GGDEF domain-containing protein, producing the protein MPDHRDEPPVGGLRKLLSPRRREPAPPAASAVAPRGHGHGHARAHGHGAAPAAPGEHADPAAATAALIHLFNHAHQPLELLGAFANGMAGLHGELGDMGRRLQSAASSSDWPSYGRALRQLIDKYIRTIDVGDPLAGPSDTERLRDLLRQAIAGALASLLHALPELASEAEATGEALRQWRPDLPLEPVAQRVRELCHQVSLRASDSQEQQTLLLGLFDLLLENVGELLDDTSWLQGQIAVVRDMISGPLDRYSIEEARGSLREVIYKQGLLKQGIAESKEAMKDMMVSFVENLDGMAISTSEFHDRIADYSQTIRDARSIGDLNRLLQEVLQDTGHVQQQALRARDHLIAARQEVDAAEQRILRLEQELQDVSGLVRVDQLTGSLNRRGLDELFARELVRTERSTQPLCVAMLDLDDFRALNEIYGHPGGDAALRHVVEVARTTLRGSDAIARFGGEEFLLLMPDCTIFEAAAAVTRVQRALAQRALVHEDQRVFISFSAGVAMRRAGETQDVLVKRADRAMYEAKKAGKNRVISAD; encoded by the coding sequence ATGCCGGACCATCGCGACGAGCCACCCGTCGGCGGACTGCGCAAGCTGTTGTCGCCGCGTCGCCGTGAACCGGCGCCGCCGGCCGCCTCCGCGGTGGCGCCACGCGGGCATGGCCATGGCCATGCCCGTGCGCATGGTCATGGTGCCGCGCCTGCGGCGCCGGGCGAGCACGCCGATCCGGCCGCGGCCACCGCGGCGCTGATCCACCTGTTCAACCACGCCCACCAGCCGCTGGAGCTGCTCGGCGCCTTCGCCAACGGCATGGCTGGCCTGCACGGCGAGCTGGGCGACATGGGCCGGCGCTTGCAATCGGCCGCCAGCAGCAGCGACTGGCCCAGCTACGGCCGCGCGCTGCGCCAGCTGATCGACAAGTACATCCGCACCATCGACGTCGGCGATCCGCTGGCCGGACCCAGCGACACCGAACGCCTGCGCGACCTGCTGCGCCAGGCCATCGCCGGCGCACTGGCCTCGCTGCTGCACGCCCTGCCGGAACTGGCCAGCGAAGCGGAGGCCACCGGCGAGGCGCTGCGCCAATGGCGCCCGGATCTGCCGCTGGAGCCGGTGGCGCAGCGCGTGCGCGAGCTGTGCCATCAGGTGTCGCTGCGCGCCAGCGACAGCCAGGAGCAGCAGACCCTGCTGCTGGGTCTGTTCGACCTGCTGCTGGAGAACGTCGGCGAACTGCTCGACGACACCAGTTGGCTGCAGGGCCAGATCGCGGTGGTGCGCGACATGATCAGCGGCCCACTGGACCGCTATTCGATCGAGGAAGCGCGCGGCAGCCTGCGCGAAGTGATCTACAAGCAGGGCCTGCTGAAGCAGGGCATCGCCGAATCCAAGGAGGCGATGAAGGACATGATGGTGTCCTTCGTCGAGAACCTGGATGGCATGGCGATCAGCACCAGCGAATTCCACGACCGCATCGCCGACTATTCGCAGACCATCCGCGACGCGCGCAGCATCGGCGACCTCAACCGTCTGCTGCAGGAAGTGCTGCAGGACACCGGCCACGTGCAGCAGCAGGCGCTGCGCGCGCGCGACCACCTGATCGCCGCGCGCCAGGAAGTGGACGCCGCCGAGCAGCGCATCCTGCGCCTGGAGCAGGAGCTGCAGGACGTCAGCGGGCTGGTACGGGTGGACCAGCTCACCGGCAGCCTCAACCGGCGCGGGCTGGACGAACTGTTCGCGCGCGAACTGGTGCGCACCGAGCGCAGCACCCAGCCGCTGTGCGTGGCGATGCTGGACCTGGACGATTTCCGCGCGCTCAACGAAATCTACGGCCATCCCGGCGGCGACGCCGCGCTGCGCCACGTGGTCGAGGTGGCGCGCACCACCTTGCGCGGCAGCGACGCGATCGCGCGCTTCGGCGGCGAGGAATTCCTGCTGCTGATGCCCGACTGCACCATCTTCGAAGCGGCCGCAGCGGTGACCCGGGTGCAACGCGCCCTGGCCCAGCGCGCGCTGGTGCACGAGGACCAGCGCGTGTTCATCAGCTTCAGCGCCGGGGTGGCGATGCGCCGCGCCGGCGAGACCCAGGACGTATTGGTCAAGCGCGCCGACCGTGCCATGTACGAGGCCAAGAAGGCGGGCAAGAACCGGGTGATTTCAGCGGATTGA
- a CDS encoding DUF808 domain-containing protein — protein sequence MAGASLFTLLDDIASLLDDVSLLTKVAAKKTAGVLGDDLALNAQQVTGVNADRELPVVWAVAKGSLLNKAILVPAALAISAWLPWAITPLMMIGGAFLCFEGVEKLAHRFLHSRDEDAQRHAQTLQALADEKVDVVALEKDKVKGAIRTDFILSAEIIVLSLGVVAGVPFSQQIMVLVAIALAMTVGVYGLVAGIVKLDDLGLSLTRKGAAAAAVGRGILWLAPWLMRVLSIAGTAAMFLVGGGILVHSIGPLHHVLEGIAPQGAWGSVVLNLGNALVGIVAGALVLGVVVLFQMIRGQGRDRGQGTRDP from the coding sequence ATGGCCGGCGCCAGCCTGTTCACCCTGCTCGACGATATCGCCTCGCTGCTCGACGACGTGTCGCTCCTGACCAAGGTGGCGGCGAAGAAAACCGCCGGCGTGCTCGGCGACGACCTGGCGCTGAACGCGCAGCAGGTCACCGGGGTCAACGCCGACCGCGAGCTGCCGGTGGTGTGGGCGGTGGCCAAGGGCTCGTTGCTCAACAAGGCGATCCTGGTGCCGGCGGCGCTGGCGATCAGCGCCTGGCTGCCGTGGGCGATCACGCCGCTGATGATGATCGGCGGCGCGTTCCTGTGCTTCGAGGGCGTGGAGAAGCTGGCGCACCGCTTCCTGCATTCCAGGGACGAGGACGCGCAGCGCCATGCGCAAACGCTGCAGGCGTTGGCCGACGAAAAGGTGGACGTGGTGGCGTTGGAGAAGGACAAGGTGAAGGGCGCGATCCGCACCGATTTCATCCTGTCCGCGGAGATCATCGTGCTGTCGCTGGGTGTGGTCGCCGGGGTGCCGTTCTCCCAGCAAATCATGGTGCTGGTGGCGATCGCGCTGGCGATGACCGTCGGCGTGTACGGCCTGGTCGCCGGCATCGTCAAGCTCGACGACCTGGGCCTGTCCCTGACTCGCAAGGGCGCCGCCGCCGCCGCGGTCGGTCGCGGCATCCTGTGGCTGGCGCCGTGGCTGATGCGGGTGCTGTCGATCGCCGGCACCGCGGCGATGTTCCTGGTCGGCGGCGGCATCCTGGTGCACAGCATCGGCCCGCTGCACCACGTCCTCGAAGGCATCGCACCGCAGGGCGCCTGGGGCAGCGTGGTGCTCAACCTGGGCAATGCGCTGGTCGGTATCGTCGCCGGGGCGCTGGTGCTGGGGGTGGTGGTGCTGTTCCAGATGATTCGGGGACAAGGGCGGGACCGGGGACAGGGGACCAGGGACCCGTAA
- a CDS encoding XAC2610-related protein, which translates to MRSFSALFPMRAARRCGLLLLGTLSLAATASAQSRHSADDGFDAQAFARSQHGTYEVQDFSDRYRATLEIEDNSEQFRPGIVRVFARGSAKPLIEVASPELVLDTDAKGGKAKGKVHELPYAKQSVLIYADFNFDGIKDLALMDGQNSCYHGPSYQVYVGTANGFAPSPAFTQLAQKNCGMFKVDAQARELQTMTKDGCCWHRSAVYTVRDGEPLLQRELVEDASSAPGLAQETRYRDQGGKRVAQTHYLWDEHGSTAMLPHKILLEFRLAPAGKRIVVFASEQNGQFGKPYYAAIGAQQQVELLYPDGKGETFAYNAARHTLSFVRGTTTYRIVGDAEGVPQRMDVVARGKTQPLALQPGSVHGSLQAVAQALRSK; encoded by the coding sequence ATGCGGTCGTTCTCTGCGCTTTTCCCTATGCGCGCCGCGCGGCGTTGCGGTTTGCTCCTGCTGGGCACGCTGTCGCTGGCTGCCACCGCGTCGGCCCAGTCGCGGCACAGCGCCGACGATGGTTTCGATGCGCAGGCCTTCGCCCGCAGCCAGCACGGCACCTATGAGGTGCAGGATTTTTCCGACCGCTACCGGGCGACGCTGGAGATCGAGGACAACAGCGAGCAGTTCCGTCCCGGCATCGTGCGCGTGTTCGCGCGCGGCAGCGCCAAGCCGCTGATCGAGGTGGCCTCGCCCGAACTGGTGCTGGACACCGACGCCAAGGGCGGCAAGGCCAAGGGCAAGGTGCACGAACTGCCGTATGCCAAGCAGAGCGTCCTGATCTATGCCGACTTCAACTTCGACGGGATCAAGGACCTGGCGCTGATGGACGGGCAGAACAGTTGCTACCACGGCCCGTCCTATCAGGTGTACGTCGGTACCGCCAATGGCTTCGCGCCGAGTCCGGCATTCACCCAGTTGGCGCAGAAAAATTGCGGCATGTTCAAGGTGGATGCGCAGGCGCGCGAACTCCAGACCATGACCAAGGACGGCTGCTGCTGGCATCGCTCCGCGGTGTACACGGTGCGCGACGGCGAGCCGTTGCTGCAGCGCGAATTGGTCGAGGACGCCAGCAGCGCGCCGGGTCTGGCCCAGGAGACGCGCTACCGCGACCAGGGCGGCAAGCGCGTGGCGCAGACGCATTACCTGTGGGACGAGCACGGCAGCACGGCGATGTTGCCGCACAAAATCCTGCTGGAATTCCGCCTCGCCCCTGCCGGCAAGCGTATCGTCGTGTTCGCCAGCGAGCAGAACGGTCAGTTCGGTAAGCCGTACTACGCGGCGATCGGCGCGCAGCAGCAGGTGGAGTTGCTGTACCCGGATGGCAAAGGGGAAACCTTCGCCTACAACGCTGCGCGGCATACGTTGAGCTTCGTGCGTGGCACCACCACCTACCGCATCGTCGGCGACGCCGAGGGCGTGCCGCAGCGCATGGACGTGGTGGCGCGCGGCAAGACCCAGCCGCTGGCGCTGCAGCCCGGCTCGGTGCACGGCTCGCTGCAGGCGGTGGCGCAGGCGCTGCGCAGTAAGTAG
- a CDS encoding DUF3772 domain-containing protein produces MLLPLLRCSLLLLFLCLSAAASAQPQDEPQAPDPQALLSGAEQTLQDARHSMDSADDQEVLRKLIGQVADAQRDAEAAVAALTPQLAQVDARLKQLGEPAAGEASDIVAQRKDLAKQRAPLDSGIKRGKLLVLDAKQLGEQIEALQAEHFSQELSMRSDSPLSPTLWRQIASDFPDDRDRLLALYQLAAQALDAAIAENGTGALGIGLSIAFVLLFPLRYLLRWLGKRYAMSRAPGSRLRRSGLALWFLLLGTLTAGLAALVLAESLRSIGAVPARLESVLRGFVVVSFAAAFMGSLGASVLLPNQPSWRLFPIDDATARRLRKYTWATATLAWVSSMLLVINRASHTSASATVAADGLIELAYAVLILAILTSLSRLRRRQYAEAAAQALENGQPPPPGQHGGALALVGVLVRVAVAVALLAALLGYLYLGLFITRQIIWITMVVGAIRLLMTFADDFALWLFASEGRIGRAANGAFGVRPSRLEQAGVLSSAVMRVCLLLIGVGALLIPFGTNVSTITDWFSVLSQGIPIGKSYLYPGAILRAALVLGLGLLVMQYIHGWLTQTYLPKTELDDGSRNSVSTAARYIGILLAALCGLAASGIEVAQIALVVSALSVGIGFGLQSIIQNFVSGLILLAERPVKIGDWVKIGDQEGDVRKISVRSTEIQVGDRSTLIVPNSELITKTLRNMTLAGPLGRVQIQFAVSLGTDVVKLRTLLLELYAAHPGVLQDPEPSVFIDSIASGHVTLNSFAYVGNPRLVYGIRSDLFFSLLQRLAEEGIALESPQEVRLLRKEP; encoded by the coding sequence GTGCTGCTGCCGTTGTTGCGCTGTTCGCTGTTGCTGCTGTTCCTGTGCCTGAGCGCGGCGGCGAGCGCGCAGCCGCAGGACGAGCCGCAGGCGCCCGACCCGCAGGCCTTGCTGAGCGGCGCCGAGCAGACACTGCAGGACGCCCGGCACAGCATGGACAGCGCCGACGACCAGGAGGTGCTGCGCAAGCTGATCGGGCAGGTGGCCGATGCGCAGCGCGATGCCGAAGCCGCGGTCGCGGCGCTGACCCCGCAGCTGGCCCAGGTCGATGCGCGGCTGAAGCAACTGGGTGAGCCTGCCGCGGGCGAGGCGAGCGACATCGTTGCGCAGCGCAAGGATCTGGCCAAGCAGCGCGCGCCGCTGGATTCGGGGATCAAGCGCGGCAAGCTGCTGGTGCTGGACGCCAAGCAGCTCGGCGAGCAGATCGAGGCCTTGCAGGCCGAACATTTCAGCCAGGAGCTGTCGATGCGCTCGGACTCGCCGCTGTCGCCGACGCTGTGGCGGCAGATCGCCAGCGATTTCCCCGATGACCGCGATCGCTTGCTCGCGTTGTACCAGTTGGCGGCGCAGGCGCTGGACGCCGCCATCGCCGAGAACGGCACCGGCGCGCTCGGCATCGGCCTGAGCATCGCGTTCGTACTGCTGTTCCCGCTGCGCTACCTGCTGCGCTGGCTGGGCAAGCGTTACGCGATGTCGCGCGCGCCGGGCAGCCGCCTGCGCCGCTCCGGCCTGGCGTTGTGGTTTCTGCTACTGGGTACGTTGACCGCGGGTCTGGCCGCGCTGGTGCTGGCCGAGAGCCTGCGCAGCATCGGTGCGGTGCCGGCGCGGCTGGAAAGCGTGCTGCGCGGCTTCGTCGTGGTCAGTTTCGCCGCCGCGTTCATGGGCTCGCTGGGCGCCAGCGTGCTGCTGCCGAACCAGCCGTCGTGGCGGCTGTTCCCGATCGACGACGCCACCGCGCGGCGCCTGCGCAAATACACCTGGGCCACCGCGACGCTGGCCTGGGTCAGCAGCATGCTGCTGGTGATCAACCGCGCCAGCCATACCAGCGCCTCGGCGACGGTGGCCGCCGACGGGTTGATCGAGCTGGCCTACGCGGTGCTGATCCTGGCCATCCTGACCAGCCTGTCGCGGCTGCGCCGGCGCCAGTACGCCGAGGCCGCCGCGCAAGCGCTGGAGAACGGCCAGCCGCCACCGCCCGGCCAGCACGGCGGCGCGCTGGCGCTGGTCGGGGTGCTGGTGCGGGTGGCGGTGGCGGTGGCGCTGCTGGCCGCGCTGCTGGGCTATTTGTACCTGGGCCTGTTCATCACCCGGCAGATCATCTGGATCACCATGGTGGTCGGTGCGATCCGCCTGCTGATGACTTTCGCCGACGATTTCGCGCTATGGCTGTTCGCCAGCGAAGGCCGCATCGGCCGTGCCGCCAACGGCGCGTTCGGCGTGCGCCCCAGCCGCCTGGAGCAGGCGGGGGTGCTGAGCTCGGCGGTGATGCGCGTGTGCCTGTTGCTGATCGGCGTGGGCGCGTTGCTGATCCCGTTCGGGACCAATGTCTCGACCATCACCGACTGGTTCTCGGTGCTGTCGCAGGGCATCCCGATCGGCAAGAGCTACCTGTACCCGGGCGCCATATTGCGCGCGGCGCTGGTGTTGGGCCTGGGCCTGCTGGTGATGCAGTACATCCATGGCTGGCTGACCCAGACCTACCTGCCGAAGACCGAGCTGGACGATGGTTCGCGCAATTCGGTCAGCACTGCGGCCCGCTACATCGGCATCCTGCTGGCCGCGCTGTGCGGGCTGGCCGCGTCGGGCATCGAGGTGGCACAGATCGCGCTGGTGGTCAGCGCGCTGTCGGTCGGCATCGGCTTCGGCCTGCAGTCGATCATCCAGAACTTCGTGTCCGGGCTGATCCTGCTGGCCGAGCGCCCGGTCAAGATCGGCGACTGGGTCAAGATCGGCGACCAGGAAGGCGACGTGCGCAAGATCAGCGTGCGTTCCACCGAGATCCAGGTCGGCGACCGCTCCACGCTGATCGTGCCCAATTCCGAGCTGATCACCAAGACCCTGCGCAACATGACCCTGGCCGGGCCGCTGGGCCGGGTGCAGATCCAGTTCGCGGTATCGCTGGGCACCGACGTGGTCAAGCTGCGCACGCTGCTGCTGGAACTCTACGCCGCGCACCCGGGCGTGCTGCAGGATCCGGAGCCGTCGGTGTTCATCGATTCCATCGCCAGCGGCCACGTCACCCTCAACAGCTTCGCCTACGTCGGCAATCCGCGGCTCGTCTACGGCATCCGCAGCGATCTGTTCTTCAGCCTGCTGCAGCGCCTGGCCGAAGAGGGCATCGCCCTGGAATCGCCGCAGGAAGTGCGGCTGCTGCGCAAGGAGCCGTAG
- a CDS encoding NAD(P)H-quinone oxidoreductase: MSPTSAVALPDSMTAIEIRHPGEPEVLVPVCLPLPHPHRGELLVRVAAAGVNRPDVMQRRGSYPPPPGASPLPGLEFAGEVVALGEGVERYRLGDTVCALVAGGGYAEYAVVHERNALPVPAPLSLAAAAALPETFFTVWANVFQRGRLQAGETMLVHGGTSGIGSVATLLGIAFGARVISTVGSADKRAASLALGAQAAILYRDEDFVAETLRLTGGRGADVIVDLLGGDYLPRNYEAAALDGRIVQIGIQQGKVRELDLMPLLAKRLTHTGSTLRARSVMEKAAIARELEQQVWPLLEQGRIKPQLDRCFPLAEAAQAHARMESSAHIGKIVLLTEAGAGR; encoded by the coding sequence ATGTCCCCCACCTCCGCCGTTGCGCTCCCCGATTCGATGACCGCGATCGAGATCCGCCACCCCGGCGAGCCGGAGGTGCTAGTGCCGGTGTGCCTGCCGCTGCCGCATCCGCACCGCGGCGAACTGCTGGTGCGGGTGGCCGCGGCCGGGGTCAACCGCCCCGACGTGATGCAGCGCCGCGGCAGCTATCCGCCGCCGCCCGGTGCTTCGCCGCTGCCGGGGCTGGAGTTCGCCGGCGAGGTGGTGGCGTTGGGCGAGGGCGTGGAGCGTTACCGGCTCGGCGATACGGTGTGCGCGCTGGTCGCCGGCGGCGGCTATGCCGAATACGCGGTGGTGCACGAACGCAACGCGCTGCCGGTGCCGGCGCCGCTGAGCCTGGCCGCGGCCGCGGCGCTGCCGGAGACCTTCTTCACCGTGTGGGCCAACGTGTTCCAGCGCGGCCGCCTGCAGGCCGGCGAGACCATGCTGGTGCACGGCGGCACCTCCGGCATCGGCAGCGTCGCCACCTTGCTCGGCATCGCGTTCGGCGCGCGCGTGATCAGCACCGTCGGCTCGGCCGACAAGCGCGCCGCCAGCCTGGCGCTGGGTGCGCAGGCGGCGATCCTGTACCGCGACGAGGATTTCGTCGCCGAAACCCTGCGCCTGACCGGCGGCCGCGGCGCCGATGTGATCGTTGACCTGCTCGGCGGCGACTACCTGCCGCGCAACTACGAGGCGGCGGCGCTGGACGGGCGCATCGTGCAGATCGGCATCCAGCAGGGCAAGGTCCGCGAGCTGGACCTGATGCCGCTGCTGGCCAAGCGCCTGACCCATACCGGCTCGACCCTGCGCGCGCGTTCGGTGATGGAGAAGGCGGCGATCGCGCGCGAGCTGGAGCAGCAGGTCTGGCCGCTGCTCGAACAGGGCCGGATCAAGCCGCAGCTGGACCGCTGCTTCCCGCTGGCCGAGGCGGCGCAGGCGCATGCGCGGATGGAGTCCAGCGCGCATATCGGCAAGATCGTGCTGCTGACGGAGGCGGGGGCGGGGCGGTGA